In the genome of Cervus elaphus chromosome 5, mCerEla1.1, whole genome shotgun sequence, the window GGATCTGCAGGCAAAGAGGAGAGAGCTCAGACCTCTGAGGATGGATGGGGCAGGAGACGGGGTTTGAGTTTCCCTTTTCCTTGTGACTAACAGAAGTAAGTTTGTGTTTCATATTCTCACCAAAGAATAGTAAGTGAAATCAATAGAGGCAAGAAAGGACCCACAGAACATCTCTCTCTCAAAAGACCAGTCATAGCCCAAATGAGAGGTGGTCTGCAAGATGACGGGCCAGTGGTCTTTGGGAAGTCAGTGTCACAGAACCCCATGGAAGACCAAGGAACGTTCTAAGAGGGAGGACAACTAAACAGGTGACAGGTTTCTTGTTGGCACAAGTGAGGCCCTGGGATTGTGTGAGCGCTAAGCGGGCCGTGGATGTGGTCACACCAGGGCCTCAGGGCTCTCTGTCTGGCTCCTGTGCCCAGGCCCTGGGCAGCATCCTGGTTTAGCAAATGCACTGAAGCCTCTAGTAGTAAAGGGTGTCACACCCGCCACTCCCCTAAGTTGGGTCAGAAGAGACGGTGAGTCGGGGGAGAGAGAGTGAATCTGAAAAATGCTGTGTACTGCTCTGCCGACTGTTTTGTAAGTTTGAGATcacaccaaaataataataaaaaaaggaaagggtAGTGATTTGGGGTTCGTCTTGGCTGTTGGGGCCCcaaccctcccaccccaccccactctgtTACCTGCCGCGGCTGCTGGGATGCTGGGGTAGGGGCCGCTGGCGGCCGGGGCTGGCTGACTCATGTACATGGTGTGCATGGGCGAGCCCTCCACCGAGCCGGCCGGGCTGAAGGTGCCCGCGAAGCTCGCCGGGCCGGAGGGCTGGTACAGCACACCCCCCGCCGCAGGCATGGCCTGGAGCTGGAGACAAAGAGATAGCTTTCAGGGCACTTCTCTGTCACCAGGGTACCCCTAGGGACTGGGGTGTGTGGTGGGCACGTGCCTGGGCATAGGGCAGGGAGAAAGCTGGCATCTGGGCCCGCATCTGGATGGTCTGCTTCTGCTGCTCCAGGCGCATCTGCCGCTCCTTCTCCTGCTCCTGCAGGCGCTGGATGGCCAGCTGCCGCTGTACCTCCAGGTACTCCTGTGGATCATGAGGCAGGCGTCAGGGCTGCCTCTGGCCCCAGCACCCCACGGCCGGGCCGGGCCGCCACCACCGCACCTGCTTCTTCTGCCGCATGATCTCCAGCTTCTGGGCCAGCTGGATCTGGCGCTGGCGCTCGGCCTCCTCGGCTGCACGGCGAAGCTTCTCCCGGTGCTCCTCCCGCAGGGCGCTGAGCGCTCCCCGGGCGTCACGGATCTGCGCCAGCTTGTCCTGCAGTCCTTCGTAGTAcactgtggggagggggcagagctggggggcCTTGGCATTGGCTGGAACAGGAGCTGCCCAGCCTGGCTTGGGAAATGGCAGGGTCCAGCTGAGCACCTATCTACAGGGTGCAGCTGGCATCGGGGCTCCAGGGCGGGTggacatgcatgcacatgtgtgggCACACgtccacacacatatacactcccTCCAGCTGTGATCAGTGGGACACCTGCCACTGAGACTCCCTCATGCAGAGCCCAAGGTCCCTCGgggcagccctgcccacaccacCCCAGGTGCAATGATTCCTGGCCCAGAAGGCACCCACTGCCCCTAGTGGGTGTGGCAGGCCCCTGATGGGAGCCCCCAAGGCCCTGGAGGGACACCTGGGAGGGTGCGCATGGCACGTACACCTGCGCTCATCCAGCTGGTTGAGCAGCTCCAGCAGCTGGGGGTGCATGGTGTTGATGGACTGGAAGAGGGACAGCACGGCCGAGTCGTTGGTGATGCTGCGGCCCCGCACATGGTTGCTCTTCATGCGGTTGACGAAGGTGGTGACGGCGTTCTGCAGGGCCTTCAGGAACTGCGCGTGGCTCTCCTCTGACTCCCCATTCTGGTACTGCTGCCGGGGCACAGGGAATCTGCCTGAGCACCTCCCACACCCCCAGCCCGAGTAGGGGCAGGGTCCCTCTGTCCAGCTGAGCCAGATGCTGAGCTCTGAGCTTGCTGTAGGACTGACTGGGTCCTCCTGGGGGGTCTGCGAGAGGCACCCTCAGCATCTGGTTCACGAgagaggaaatggaagcccaggGAGGCTCGACTCTTGCCCATAGGCACAGTGTGGCCGAGACAAAGCTGTCCTAGCCCTGGCCTCTTACTCCACTGGGCACCAAAGTGCAGAGCCCCAGAATATTCCAACCTGTTCGGGGTAGACAGGAAGGAGTTGAGCAGGGCCCACAGCCAACCCAGAGACATTCAATGGAGAGCTGTAAGCAGCTATGACCCACCTCTGGGAGCTCACCGTGAGCCTGGCACTCTGCACTCTGGGAGGCCAAGTCTGCCCCCAGCCCAAGGAGGGAGTCACGACTTACCTCACTAAAGGCGGCTCCGGCTGCAGTTACGGCCTGAGGGTCTGTCTCCGGGAGGGAAGTCTGGAAGGGACCAGACAGTGAGACTCCACCTCTGCCTATCCTCGTGTCCCTCTCCCAAGGGACCACAGTCCGAAGCCTGAGAATGGCCCCTTACCTCCACATTGGCAGGGATTGTGTGTCCCTCCCCAGGCTGGGCCGTGGGCTCTGTCAGAGGCACTGGCGCGGATGGTGTGGGGCTCTTCCGAGCCTCCTCCTGCTTCTTCTCCCAGTAGTTCCGGTTCAGGTACCGCGCAAGCTGCACAGGCAAGAGGGGGTCACTCCCAAGGGCCAGGAGGCAGCGAGGGGAAAGCACCACACTTGGGGTATCCTCACCTCGGGGTCAATGTCCTCAGCCAGAGGCGCCGACGAGTTCTGGGGAGACATGGTGGATGTGAGAGGCCACAGGCCAGAGAGGCCTGGATGATGTAGCCGTGAGCGCAGACCCTGCAGACTGGCCAAAGCCTGTCCGAGCGCCAAGGGGCTCCATAACTGTAGCTGGAATGCAGGGTGCTGCCCCACCAGCCCTCCCATGACCACAGGGATGGGTGGGCAACTGGcagggcttctctcagctccaccCACAGTGCCCTGCAGGGTTTGCAAATGTCTTTCTAAACCTCTGCCCCATCTGCCACCTTCCTCCTTTGACAGAGAGAACTCGGTCCACCTCCAGCAAACAGACCTGTGATGGCCTCATGGGAGGCTAGAAAAACGAGCACCTTTGACCCAAAatgtccccacctcctcccactcGTGGGGCTATGGAAGACACCAGGGTCTTGACAGTGAGGCCTCCAGCCCTTCCAGTGTCCTCTGTTCCACTGGGGTCCCGACCAGGGAGCTGAGACCTGTGGGCACCAGGCTGCCTCTGTCCCTGCCCAGGAGACTCGAGAATCCCTGCTGAGGCACAGTTGCCTGCCCCCCATCCCACAGGAAGGGGGTCCAAGCCATTGGGGCTGAGCTGAAGGGCAGGCTCACCACAGGCGAAGAATACAGGCTGCTGGCAGGGGGCGCTGAGGAGGCCACGGGTGTGGGTTCTGCCTTAGGGTACGCGGTATAGGCCGACTTCTGCCTCTGCAGGAGAACCAGGAGGAGGGTGTCCGAGGTGCACTCCACACTTTCCTGGGCACCCCTAGACTCTGCAAGGCTGCCCCCTGCTCACCATCCGCTCCTTCTCCTCAGCCTCCGACTGAGACAGGGCCAGGGCCAGCTGcagctcctcctcttcctgcagGGCCGTCTCGTCCCTTTTGGGGGGCAGCTGAGGATGACAGGACAGGGTTAGCGGGGCCAAGGGTCAAGGCGCCCCCAGAGGCCCGGGCCGTACCTGCGACTGCTGAGACAGCGGGCTGGTCAGGTACTCCGGGGGCAGCTCCGTCGTCGAGGCTGCTTTTCCCTCCGCTTTTCTGGAAGAGACAGGATGCTGTGTGTCACCGGGTGCTGTATCCTACCCCCATATGTTCTTGGACacagcctggggcttccctctGACACCCCCAGGGAAGGAAAACGGGGGTTCGACAGACCACACTCCAGAGAAAAGCTGGACCCTCAAACCCGTTGCCACCTCTGGGCTGCAgggccctgggcaagtcactggCCTAAACGACAGCTCCCTTCCTGGAAATGGGGCTCAAACACCTCCACACTGCAGCTTTCCACAAAAAAGGACCTCCCAGTGGAGCGGCCTACAGATACCCCTTCCCCAGATCATCAGATCCCATCACTGAGGCTGGGAAGATGGACAACACAGGCTCCTGGGCCAGCCACGCAGGGCCTATCACAAGGAGACCTTAGACCCAAACCCAGAGATGTGCCTCAAACAGCCTAGGCCCCTCAGCAATGTCCTTGTCACAAAAGACAGAGAGGCTGAAACTTACCAGGTTAGAAAGCTGAGGAGGCGGGCGGGTCCTGACAGGACAGAACCACCACGGGCCATTACTGGAACTTGGGAACCCTGAACAGGGACTAACCACACTGATGCCAAATGCCCCAGCTTGATGGCTAGCAGCAGTCTCATGGGAAGAGTTCCCCTTGGGGAGCACACACGGGAGTTGAAGGGAGAGGGACAGGGTGCCTGTGGCCCACTCTTGACAGTTCAGGACACAAGGTGGGTACGGGCACACAGGcctggggggggtgtgtgtgtacgtgtgatgGAGTCAATGGGGCTGCAGAAAGGCAATTCACTGTCATGAGGTGGGGGGTCTCCAGGCCACTCCTGCATCTCTTCTCCCAAAACTTTATAAACAAACCCAAGCAACTGGCCAGCAGGACTCAGACCTAGGGGCCCTGCCTGGCACTGCCCTAGCTCCAGTGTCCCAGGGGACTCACTTGTTGAGCTGCTCGTAGCAGGGCTCACACACCCGCACCTCCTTCTCGATGCCGAACTTGGGGATGGTGGAATACTTGGAGGAGCACTTGCCACAGAAGATCTGGCCACACGCCCGGCAGTGGTGCTGTGATATGGGgtgggtcagggaggcctggtcagCCACTCTTCACACCCACCTCCTGCCCAGCACTGCCCGCTGCAGGACGTGCCAGGCTGGGCCTCCCAAGCTGGGGTGGGAGGCCACAAAGGCCCTGGGGGAACAGGGCATGCTCGAGAGCTCTCAATTGTAGCCTCCGCTTTGAGGAAAAGAagtcaaattaagaaaaaaagttcaCAAAAGAATGCATAAGCTGTCCTAATAAATAAGTTTTACTGGACAATGAGTCTGGGAAGTCTGCTCAGATGTCCCAGGCTCCAGCCTCGGCCTTGGCTTCAGTGAGCAGAGGGAGGGTCCAAGCCGGACAAGCCGAGTCAGCTGAGACTCAGCCAAGGGGCTACTGGCCAAGGCAATGCAGACCCAAACCCCTGGGTGTGGGGTGTTTCCATTCCCCGGGAGTGCAGCCTTGCCTGAACCTTGCCTGAGGGCGCTGACCACTGGACACAGACCCCAGGTGACCTCACTCCCCACACCGCCAGGTCCCAGTCCAGAAAGGGCCTGGTATGGGCGCAGTGGCCTTGTGATGACAGCGGGAGGCTTGGGGTCTGTCGCGGCCAGGTGGGGAGCTGGGGCCCTCCCCAAGGCAGGTGCACTCACCTTGCGGGTCATGACCCCGAACTGCACCCGGCACCGGTGGCACTCCTCGGCATCCACCCAGTCGGGGGCCTGGGGACGGGCAGAGTCAGGTCACACGCCCCTGCCCTCCCTGACCACCCCCGCTCTCCACAGGTGTGCACACAGGACTGCGGCCAACCCACTGCAGACGTGACTCGAGGAAGGATCTCCCACCAAAtcagtcttcttttctttctaaagtcCTGACTGCAAGACTTCCCACAGCTTCTGGGACATGGAAGTACTTAACTGGGAACCATAGCCCTAAGGCACCTTCAACCAGGTTCCTTTCTCTACCTGCAGACAAAGCTGCATATTCTACTTCAAGGGCATTCTCATGCTGAGGTCAACGAGCAGCTCACCTGCTCCCAACAAGCCCAGATCCCAGGGTCTCCCTTCTGCTTCCTGCAAGCAGCCTAACTCCTGGACCCAGTACCCCATGAACTCACTCTCTCCGCAGCAAACATGGCATCGCTCTCCTTGAACTCTGGGAAGACGTGTCCTGGAGAAAGGAGGCCCCTGTTACCGCTGAACGCTGCCCAGGTGTG includes:
- the HGS gene encoding hepatocyte growth factor-regulated tyrosine kinase substrate isoform X1 yields the protein MGRGSGTFERLLDKATSQLLLETDWESILQICDLIRQGDTQAKYAVSSIKKKVNDKNPHVALYALEVMESVVKNCGQTVHDEVANKQTMEELKELLKRQVEVNVRNKILYLIQAWAHAFRNEPKYKVVQDTYQIMKVEGHVFPEFKESDAMFAAERAPDWVDAEECHRCRVQFGVMTRKHHCRACGQIFCGKCSSKYSTIPKFGIEKEVRVCEPCYEQLNKKAEGKAASTTELPPEYLTSPLSQQSQLPPKRDETALQEEEELQLALALSQSEAEEKERMRQKSAYTAYPKAEPTPVASSAPPASSLYSSPVNSSAPLAEDIDPELARYLNRNYWEKKQEEARKSPTPSAPVPLTEPTAQPGEGHTIPANVETSLPETDPQAVTAAGAAFSEQYQNGESEESHAQFLKALQNAVTTFVNRMKSNHVRGRSITNDSAVLSLFQSINTMHPQLLELLNQLDERRLYYEGLQDKLAQIRDARGALSALREEHREKLRRAAEEAERQRQIQLAQKLEIMRQKKQEYLEVQRQLAIQRLQEQEKERQMRLEQQKQTIQMRAQMPAFSLPYAQLQAMPAAGGVLYQPSGPASFAGTFSPAGSVEGSPMHTMYMSQPAPAASGPYPSIPAAAADPSMVSAYMYPAGAAGAQAAPQGPAGPTTSPAYSSYQPTPTQGYQNVASQAPQSLPAISQPPQSGTMGYMGSQSVSMGYQPYSMQNLMPTLPGQDAPLPPPQQPYISGQQPVYQQMAPSSGPPQQQPPVAQQPPAQGPPAQGSEAQLISFD
- the HGS gene encoding hepatocyte growth factor-regulated tyrosine kinase substrate isoform X2, giving the protein MGRGSGTFERLLDKATSQLLLETDWESILQICDLIRQGDTQAKYAVSSIKKKVNDKNPHVALYALEVMESVVKNCGQTVHDEVANKQTMEELKELLKRQVEVNVRNKILYLIQAWAHAFRNEPKYKVVQDTYQIMKVEGHVFPEFKESDAMFAAERAPDWVDAEECHRCRVQFGVMTRKHHCRACGQIFCGKCSSKYSTIPKFGIEKEVRVCEPCYEQLNKKAEGKAASTTELPPEYLTSPLSQQSQLPPKRDETALQEEEELQLALALSQSEAEEKERMRQKSAYTAYPKAEPTPVASSAPPASSLYSSPVNSSAPLAEDIDPELARYLNRNYWEKKQEEARKSPTPSAPVPLTEPTAQPGEGHTIPANVETSLPETDPQAVTAAGAAFSEYQNGESEESHAQFLKALQNAVTTFVNRMKSNHVRGRSITNDSAVLSLFQSINTMHPQLLELLNQLDERRLYYEGLQDKLAQIRDARGALSALREEHREKLRRAAEEAERQRQIQLAQKLEIMRQKKQEYLEVQRQLAIQRLQEQEKERQMRLEQQKQTIQMRAQMPAFSLPYAQLQAMPAAGGVLYQPSGPASFAGTFSPAGSVEGSPMHTMYMSQPAPAASGPYPSIPAAAADPSMVSAYMYPAGAAGAQAAPQGPAGPTTSPAYSSYQPTPTQGYQNVASQAPQSLPAISQPPQSGTMGYMGSQSVSMGYQPYSMQNLMPTLPGQDAPLPPPQQPYISGQQPVYQQMAPSSGPPQQQPPVAQQPPAQGPPAQGSEAQLISFD